The following coding sequences lie in one Steroidobacter denitrificans genomic window:
- a CDS encoding transglutaminase TgpA family protein, protein MPSRKPAIHAGVPSRVDTRLSMPAQRLLWVIAGLALAVLPHLPHLSPWTFSFAAAAAILRIAIEVKRWPLPPRWLRIVAAAGALFGVLFTYRTLNGVAAGTALLVVMAGMKLLETRTVRDLTVIVFLSYFALFSAFLYNQELLRLPYMLLCAWLLTATLMRIHQSADDMPVREAVSLTGRMFLQALPLAVLLFLFFPRLPGQFWAMPARSHATTGLSEEMSPGDVSELSLSGEIAFRVHFAAAPPPPRERYWRGPVLHDFDGRAWRMTRSGFVAQPLEIDGEAYDYRITLQPHQRRWIFPLDVVTGWQGRGITRTADFQLLSRDPIATLSSFELRSGTRYRITGALPQVMRNMDTRLPRERNPRTIALAHSLRAGAASDMQFIEAVLALFRDQDYFYTLEPPRLAADAVDDLLFNTRRGFCEHFASAFTTLARAAGIPARVVTGYQGGEFNSLGGYLIVRQSDAHAWSEVWLEERGWVRVDPTAAIAPERIERGIDAALPAGEPVPGRMLRASPVLSQLRLAWDAVNTFWNNQIVEFGEQQQHWLLERLSIQQPRWEYLGAALLAILSGFFAILSVWLAWRFRPPARDPVAKLYDRLCALLARRQVTRQPHEGPNDYLARAQAALPRLADPLEEIRCLYVRLRYGPDPLESELSRLKFLIGRLKV, encoded by the coding sequence ATGCCTAGCCGGAAGCCCGCGATCCATGCCGGCGTGCCGAGCAGGGTCGATACACGCCTCTCGATGCCGGCCCAGCGTCTGCTGTGGGTCATTGCCGGACTGGCACTGGCCGTGCTGCCGCATCTGCCGCACCTTTCCCCATGGACTTTCTCGTTTGCCGCCGCCGCCGCCATCCTGCGTATCGCTATCGAAGTGAAACGCTGGCCGCTGCCGCCGCGCTGGCTGCGCATCGTGGCCGCCGCCGGTGCGCTGTTCGGCGTGCTGTTCACCTATCGCACGCTCAACGGCGTGGCAGCCGGCACCGCCTTGCTGGTGGTGATGGCCGGCATGAAACTGCTGGAAACGCGCACGGTGCGCGATCTGACAGTCATCGTATTTTTGAGTTACTTCGCCCTATTTTCGGCGTTCCTGTACAACCAGGAACTGCTGCGCCTGCCCTATATGCTGCTATGCGCCTGGCTGCTCACCGCCACCCTGATGCGCATCCATCAAAGCGCTGACGACATGCCGGTGCGCGAAGCGGTGTCGCTCACCGGCAGGATGTTTCTGCAGGCGCTGCCCCTGGCCGTACTGTTGTTCTTGTTTTTTCCGCGCCTGCCCGGGCAATTCTGGGCCATGCCCGCGCGCAGCCACGCGACCACCGGATTGAGCGAGGAAATGTCGCCCGGGGACGTGTCCGAGCTCAGCCTGTCCGGCGAGATCGCCTTTCGGGTGCATTTCGCTGCAGCGCCGCCGCCGCCGCGCGAGCGCTACTGGCGCGGGCCGGTATTGCATGATTTCGATGGCCGCGCCTGGCGCATGACACGCAGCGGATTCGTGGCACAGCCGCTGGAAATCGACGGCGAGGCCTACGACTATCGCATCACCTTGCAGCCGCACCAGCGCCGCTGGATCTTCCCGCTCGATGTCGTGACCGGCTGGCAGGGCCGCGGCATTACGCGCACCGCCGATTTCCAGTTGCTCAGCCGCGATCCGATCGCCACCCTGAGTTCCTTCGAATTGCGCTCCGGTACCCGCTATCGCATCACCGGCGCATTGCCGCAAGTGATGCGCAACATGGACACGCGCCTGCCGCGGGAGCGCAATCCTCGCACGATCGCCCTGGCGCATTCGCTGCGGGCAGGCGCAGCCAGCGACATGCAGTTCATCGAGGCAGTGCTGGCGCTGTTTCGGGACCAGGACTACTTCTACACCTTGGAGCCGCCGCGCCTGGCCGCGGATGCCGTCGACGATCTCTTATTCAACACGCGCCGCGGCTTTTGTGAGCATTTCGCCTCGGCGTTCACCACGCTGGCGCGTGCGGCCGGCATTCCGGCACGGGTCGTCACCGGCTACCAGGGTGGTGAGTTCAATTCCCTGGGCGGCTATCTGATCGTCCGCCAGTCCGATGCCCATGCCTGGTCGGAAGTCTGGCTGGAAGAGCGTGGCTGGGTGCGCGTCGATCCCACGGCCGCGATCGCCCCCGAACGTATAGAGCGCGGCATCGATGCCGCCTTGCCGGCGGGCGAACCCGTCCCCGGCCGGATGCTGCGCGCCAGCCCCGTGCTATCGCAACTGCGCCTGGCCTGGGATGCCGTGAACACCTTCTGGAACAATCAGATCGTCGAATTCGGCGAACAGCAGCAGCATTGGCTGCTGGAGCGCCTGTCGATCCAACAGCCGCGCTGGGAATACCTGGGCGCGGCGCTATTGGCCATCCTGAGCGGATTTTTTGCGATCCTGTCGGTCTGGCTGGCCTGGCGGTTCCGGCCTCCAGCGCGCGATCCGGTGGCGAAGCTATATGATCGGCTCTGCGCCCTGCTTGCACGCCGCCAGGTGACACGGCAGCCGCATGAGGGTCCGAACGACTACTTGGCCCGCGCCCAGGCCGCCTTGCCGCGGTTGGCTGACCCTCTGGAGGAGATCCGCTGCCTGTATGTGAGATTGCGCTATGGTCCCGATCCGCTGGAGTCGGAGTTGAGCCGGCTCAAATTCCTGATCGGCCGGTTGAAAGTCTGA
- a CDS encoding M90 family metallopeptidase, whose product MLPALLLLGAILTATGWFFGQPWWRRRRRLALAAQPFPARWQQWLYERTDLTQQLPPMLLRQLQGLIRIFVHEKRFVGCNGLTVTEEMRVVIAAYACLLLVNRPDVPRVHFYDELMSILVYPTAFVVRETQHLGHGVVREGPRILSGQAWNAQRILLSWEDIEEGMRTGHNVVLHEFAHYLDMEDESMDGAPRLGSRRAYQQWAGVFWAEYERLRADLEAGRPTFLNPYAASEPAEFFAVVTEAFYRQGRELERQHPGLYEQLRRYYRVDPARWPAFTEPA is encoded by the coding sequence GTGCTGCCTGCCTTATTGCTGCTAGGCGCGATACTGACCGCGACCGGCTGGTTTTTCGGACAGCCCTGGTGGCGCCGTCGGCGGCGCTTGGCGCTCGCCGCGCAACCCTTTCCCGCCCGCTGGCAACAATGGCTGTATGAACGCACGGATCTGACGCAGCAGCTGCCGCCGATGTTGCTGAGGCAACTACAAGGGCTGATCCGGATCTTCGTGCACGAAAAACGCTTCGTGGGCTGCAACGGGCTGACGGTCACCGAGGAAATGCGCGTCGTCATCGCCGCCTATGCCTGCCTGTTGCTGGTCAACCGACCCGACGTGCCCCGCGTGCATTTCTATGACGAGCTGATGTCCATCCTGGTCTATCCCACCGCCTTCGTGGTTCGCGAAACACAGCATCTCGGCCATGGCGTCGTGAGGGAAGGCCCGCGGATCCTGTCCGGCCAGGCCTGGAATGCCCAGCGCATCCTGCTGTCCTGGGAAGATATCGAAGAGGGCATGCGCACCGGACACAATGTCGTGCTGCACGAGTTCGCGCACTATCTGGATATGGAGGATGAAAGCATGGATGGCGCCCCCCGGCTGGGCAGCCGGCGCGCCTACCAGCAATGGGCCGGCGTCTTCTGGGCCGAATACGAGCGGCTGCGTGCGGACCTCGAAGCTGGACGCCCGACCTTCCTGAATCCCTATGCGGCCAGCGAACCGGCGGAGTTCTTTGCCGTTGTGACCGAAGCATTCTACCGGCAGGGGCGCGAACTGGAACGGCAGCACCCTGGCCTGTACGAGCAGTTGCGCCGTTACTATCGCGTGGATCCCGCTCGCTGGCCCGCCTTCACCGAACCGGCCTGA
- a CDS encoding AAA family ATPase, translating to MDGAIPTLIAQADPVALVGATLTQLNRIILGKEHQLRLCLSCLLARGHLLIEDIPGVGKTTLAHALAESLGLSYQRIQFTSDLLPADIIGVSIFDRDAGEFRFHKGPVFSQLVLADEVNRATPKAQSALLEAMEEHQVTADGQTYPLAAPFFVIATQNPIYQIGTHPLPESQLDRFLMRLELGYPDPALERQLLMGQDRRDLLATLVPALTPQQLLLMQTMVPKIHVADALLDYVQAIVRHTRESPRYEAGLSPRAAIALLRAAQAWALIHGHSGVVPEDVQAVLGAVAGHRLKLRDATETLGAAALGEELLQSVPVP from the coding sequence ATGGACGGCGCGATCCCGACCTTGATCGCCCAGGCCGATCCGGTCGCCCTGGTCGGGGCGACGCTCACCCAGCTCAACCGCATCATCCTGGGCAAGGAACATCAGCTACGCCTGTGCCTGTCTTGTCTGCTGGCGCGGGGCCATCTGCTGATCGAGGATATTCCGGGCGTGGGCAAGACCACGCTGGCGCATGCACTGGCCGAATCCCTCGGGCTGTCCTACCAGCGTATCCAGTTCACCAGCGATCTGCTGCCCGCCGATATCATCGGCGTCTCGATCTTCGATCGCGATGCCGGCGAGTTCCGTTTTCACAAGGGTCCGGTGTTCTCGCAGCTGGTACTGGCCGACGAAGTCAACCGGGCGACGCCGAAGGCGCAAAGCGCCCTGCTGGAGGCGATGGAGGAGCACCAGGTCACCGCCGATGGCCAGACCTATCCGCTGGCTGCGCCTTTTTTCGTGATTGCGACCCAGAATCCCATCTACCAGATCGGCACTCATCCCTTGCCGGAATCCCAGCTCGATCGCTTCCTGATGCGCCTGGAACTCGGCTATCCAGATCCGGCGCTGGAACGGCAACTGCTGATGGGACAGGATCGCCGGGATCTGCTCGCCACCCTCGTTCCCGCTTTGACTCCGCAACAGCTACTGCTGATGCAGACCATGGTGCCGAAGATCCATGTCGCCGACGCCCTGCTCGACTATGTGCAGGCGATCGTGCGCCACACGCGCGAATCGCCGCGCTACGAGGCCGGGCTGTCGCCGCGCGCCGCAATCGCGCTGCTGCGCGCCGCCCAAGCCTGGGCGTTGATCCATGGCCACTCGGGAGTGGTTCCCGAGGATGTCCAGGCCGTGCTGGGCGCCGTCGCCGGGCATCGGCTGAAATTGCGCGACGCCACGGAAACCCTCGGTGCCGCCGCCCTCGGCGAGGAACTGCTCCAGTCCGTGCCGGTGCCTTGA
- a CDS encoding DNA polymerase III subunit chi, with product MSRVDFYILSQAQSETRLLQACRLAEHAAAQTRRVYVQTASTAEARQLDELLWSFRDGSFLPHEIYAGTAPSHTRVLVLLGDMPAPRSHRQLLINLRDALPEKLEDYEHIAEIVALDPEHKRLARERYKQYRERGCTLESHHL from the coding sequence ATGAGCCGGGTCGACTTCTATATCCTGTCACAGGCGCAGTCCGAGACACGTCTGCTACAGGCCTGCCGGCTGGCCGAACACGCCGCGGCGCAAACCCGCCGCGTCTATGTGCAAACGGCCTCCACTGCCGAGGCACGCCAGCTCGATGAACTGCTGTGGTCGTTTCGGGACGGCAGCTTCCTGCCCCACGAAATCTACGCCGGCACGGCGCCCTCCCATACCCGCGTCCTGGTTCTGCTGGGTGACATGCCCGCGCCCCGCTCGCACCGCCAGCTGCTCATCAACCTGAGGGATGCCCTGCCGGAGAAACTCGAGGACTACGAGCATATCGCCGAGATCGTCGCACTCGACCCCGAACACAAGCGTCTGGCGCGCGAGCGCTACAAGCAATATCGCGAGCGCGGCTGTACCCTGGAATCACATCATCTGTAG
- a CDS encoding DUF58 domain-containing protein produces the protein MNPAQTAPADDTRRPLGKRPDSRGNRRGERLIGLLRGRIRAWARRRHGIDADPVILSARRIYIAPSALGIAFALMLLLMFLGAMNYANNLALGLTFLLGALSLTAMHHCHRNLVGLRVRAAASPPVFAGQLARFRIALENSARLARHEITIVNEHGSAPAVRMAAGERTILELELPAPRRGMLKLDHFEVATRYPFGLFRAWAFLHMDIGCIVYPRPAPHGLAPPPLETDTGSAQDPHRGEEDFAGLRSFHPGDSPKRIAWKNYAKEQGLYVKQYTGTAVTSHLFSWNGLTGMDVETRLSQLCRWIEDAHAAGRAYGLRMPGTEIPPNVGAAHRRRCLTTLALFDSGASFGSGTFDA, from the coding sequence GTGAATCCAGCGCAGACAGCGCCAGCCGACGACACGAGACGTCCCTTGGGCAAGCGTCCGGATAGTCGGGGCAATCGCCGGGGGGAGCGGCTCATCGGCCTGTTGCGCGGCAGAATTCGTGCCTGGGCACGGCGGCGTCATGGCATCGATGCCGATCCGGTGATCCTGTCCGCGCGCCGGATCTATATCGCGCCCAGCGCGCTCGGCATCGCCTTTGCGCTCATGCTGCTGCTGATGTTTCTGGGCGCGATGAACTACGCCAACAACCTGGCGCTGGGCTTGACGTTCCTGCTCGGCGCTCTGAGCCTGACGGCCATGCATCATTGTCATCGCAACCTTGTCGGCCTGCGTGTGCGCGCCGCCGCCAGTCCGCCGGTGTTTGCGGGTCAGCTGGCGCGTTTCCGCATCGCGCTGGAGAATTCCGCCCGCCTCGCCCGTCACGAGATCACGATCGTGAATGAACACGGCAGCGCGCCGGCGGTACGCATGGCCGCGGGCGAACGCACCATCCTGGAACTCGAACTGCCGGCGCCGCGGCGCGGCATGCTGAAGCTGGATCACTTCGAGGTCGCCACTCGCTATCCGTTCGGCCTGTTTCGCGCCTGGGCGTTCCTGCACATGGACATCGGCTGTATCGTCTATCCGCGTCCCGCACCGCACGGCCTGGCACCGCCGCCGCTAGAAACGGACACCGGCAGCGCCCAGGATCCACACCGCGGTGAAGAAGACTTCGCCGGCCTGCGCAGCTTCCACCCGGGCGATTCACCCAAGCGCATCGCCTGGAAGAATTACGCCAAGGAACAAGGGCTGTATGTGAAGCAATATACGGGTACAGCGGTGACCTCGCATCTGTTTTCCTGGAACGGCCTGACCGGTATGGACGTGGAAACCCGCCTGTCGCAGCTGTGCCGCTGGATCGAGGATGCACATGCGGCCGGGCGCGCTTACGGCCTCAGAATGCCGGGCACTGAAATCCCGCCGAATGTCGGTGCCGCGCATCGCCGACGCTGCCTGACGACGCTGGCCTTGTTCGATTCAGGAGCGTCGTTCGGTTCCGGAACATTCGATGCCTAG
- a CDS encoding MFS transporter: MKVSPRLALFEKKVFAWALYDWANSAFATTVMVVFFPLYFRQTMTAGLDGATSTFWLGMVNGISSFVLAVLAPWLGALADRGNAHLRFLIAFTVIGAIPTALLAFVGPGDWIAAAVLFAIASLGFWGGLTFYDSMLVQIAPRERMDLVSGFGFAMGYLGGALLLSLNVSMYARPALFGLADAQMAIRASFITVALWWLVFAIPLFRHGPRGATRPAIGALRAAREGFVELARTFRAVRRYRPIVLFLLSYWLYIDGVNTIMKMSVDYGLALGLPPGSLIMAILMIQFIGFPATLLFGWLGQRVSPLAGIFVAIGVYGAVTFYAVSMTTAGEFYVMAAAIGCVQGAIQAMSRSYYGRLIPVERAGEFYGFYNMMGKFAAVLGPLLMGTTALLTGNSRTAILSVGVLFLGGAVMLVVTMRAAGRAPSACQAGSVKAGQRAGSTR, translated from the coding sequence ATGAAGGTGTCGCCCAGGCTGGCGCTGTTCGAGAAAAAGGTCTTTGCCTGGGCCCTGTACGACTGGGCGAACTCGGCGTTCGCGACCACGGTGATGGTCGTGTTTTTTCCGCTGTATTTCCGGCAGACCATGACGGCGGGACTGGATGGGGCCACCAGCACCTTCTGGCTGGGTATGGTCAACGGCATCTCCAGTTTCGTACTGGCCGTGCTGGCGCCCTGGCTGGGCGCGCTGGCCGATCGCGGTAATGCCCACCTACGTTTTCTGATCGCATTCACCGTGATCGGCGCGATCCCCACGGCGCTGCTGGCCTTCGTGGGACCCGGCGACTGGATTGCAGCGGCCGTGCTGTTTGCGATCGCCTCGCTGGGATTCTGGGGCGGATTGACGTTCTACGATTCGATGCTGGTGCAGATCGCACCGCGCGAGCGCATGGATCTGGTCTCGGGTTTCGGCTTTGCAATGGGTTATCTCGGCGGTGCGCTGCTGTTGAGCCTGAATGTGTCGATGTATGCCCGGCCCGCTCTGTTCGGGCTGGCGGATGCGCAGATGGCGATTCGCGCCTCGTTCATCACCGTGGCGCTGTGGTGGCTGGTGTTTGCGATTCCCTTGTTTCGCCATGGACCCAGGGGTGCGACGCGGCCCGCGATCGGCGCGCTGCGGGCGGCGCGCGAGGGCTTCGTGGAACTGGCGCGCACTTTTCGCGCAGTGCGGCGCTACCGCCCGATCGTGTTGTTCCTGCTGTCGTATTGGCTATACATCGACGGCGTGAACACCATCATGAAAATGTCCGTCGACTATGGCCTGGCGCTGGGGCTTCCCCCGGGCAGCTTGATCATGGCGATCCTGATGATCCAGTTCATCGGCTTTCCGGCAACGTTGCTGTTCGGCTGGCTGGGGCAGCGCGTCAGCCCGCTGGCCGGCATCTTTGTGGCGATCGGCGTCTACGGTGCAGTGACGTTCTACGCGGTCTCGATGACCACGGCCGGAGAGTTCTATGTCATGGCGGCCGCCATCGGCTGCGTGCAGGGGGCCATCCAGGCCATGAGCCGTTCCTATTACGGACGGCTGATTCCCGTCGAGCGGGCCGGCGAGTTCTACGGTTTCTACAACATGATGGGCAAGTTCGCCGCGGTACTGGGACCGTTGCTCATGGGAACCACCGCGCTGCTGACCGGCAATTCGCGTACGGCCATTCTGTCGGTCGGCGTGCTGTTCCTCGGCGGCGCGGTCATGCTGGTCGTGACCATGCGCGCGGCGGGCCGCGCGCCGTCGGCATGTCAGGCCGGTTCGGTGAAGGCGGGCCAGCGAGCGGGATCCACGCGATAG
- a CDS encoding valine--tRNA ligase yields the protein MQKTYDPKDIEQRLYRHWEAHGWFKPAGQGKPYCIVIPPPNVTGTLHMGHAFQHTLMDALTRLHRMEGDQTLWQPGTDHAGIATQMVVERQLNATGQQRRDLGREAFIERVWEWKAQSGNTICHQERRLGNSVDWSRDRFTMDEGLSQAVTEVFVRLHQEGLIYRGKRLVNWDPVLHTALSDLEVLAEPEQGHLWHFRYPLAEPLADGTTYLVVATTRPETMLGDTAVAVHPRDERYRHLVGKQIRLPLAGRLIPIVADDYVDPAFGSGCVKITPGHDFNDYELGKRHDLPLINILDASANLNDNVPPAYRGLERYEARKRIVADLQALGLLDKIDDHTLQVPRGDRSGAVLEPWLTDQWYVRIGPLAQPAIQAVEDGRIRFVPENWSKTYFQWMHNIQDWCISRQLWWGHQVPAWYDEQGDVYVARSEAEALAQAREKKGLPPEKTVALRRDEDVLDTWFSSALWPFSTLGWPQETTELKTFYPTSVLVTGFDIIFFWVARMIMMGMKFAGDVPFHEVYITGLIRDENGDKMSKSKGNVIDPLDLIDGISLEELIAKRTTGLMQPHLRDKIEKATRKRFPEGIPAYGTDALRFTFCALATMGRDIRFDLGRIDGYRHFCNKLWNAARYVLMNVEDTTGASAAPSIDQQSAGPWSQTPAGESATGRDRDQARTPYQYTLADRWIRSRLGATIQEVRARLADYRFDLAAQALYEFAWYEYCDWYLELSKPMLQSEHAAEAQKQGTRRTLLEVLEAYLRLLHPMMPFITEEIWQAAMPATGERPPTIMLQPYPHITDFPRDEAAERAIAPLKAVILGARQIRGQLDVPRSRRIPLYVLAPTPQDWELIEANALLIRHLANLSDLQAIAHDSVLPPTAMQLIDGYSIHAPLASLIDDPQAELARLAKRKTKALQDLARCEAKLSNPHFAAHAPAHIIEQEHGRVAEFQRDIAQLEEQERRVALLQES from the coding sequence ATGCAAAAGACCTACGACCCCAAGGACATCGAACAACGTCTATACCGGCACTGGGAGGCCCATGGCTGGTTCAAGCCCGCGGGCCAGGGCAAACCCTACTGCATCGTCATTCCGCCGCCCAACGTCACCGGCACCTTGCACATGGGGCATGCGTTCCAGCACACCCTCATGGATGCCCTTACCCGGCTGCACCGCATGGAGGGGGACCAGACGTTGTGGCAACCCGGCACCGATCATGCCGGCATCGCCACCCAGATGGTGGTGGAGCGCCAGCTCAACGCTACCGGCCAGCAGCGCCGCGATCTAGGCCGCGAAGCCTTCATCGAGCGGGTATGGGAATGGAAGGCCCAGTCCGGCAATACGATCTGTCATCAGGAACGGCGCCTGGGCAACTCGGTGGACTGGTCGCGCGATCGCTTCACGATGGATGAAGGCCTGTCGCAGGCCGTCACCGAAGTATTCGTGCGCCTGCACCAGGAAGGCCTGATCTATCGCGGCAAGCGCCTGGTGAACTGGGACCCGGTATTGCATACGGCCTTGTCCGACCTGGAAGTGCTTGCCGAGCCGGAGCAGGGGCATTTATGGCATTTTCGCTATCCGCTCGCCGAGCCGCTCGCGGACGGCACGACCTATCTGGTGGTCGCCACCACCCGTCCCGAGACCATGCTGGGCGACACCGCGGTGGCGGTCCATCCGCGGGACGAGCGCTATCGTCACCTGGTCGGCAAGCAGATCCGCCTGCCGCTCGCCGGACGCCTGATCCCGATCGTCGCCGACGACTATGTCGATCCCGCCTTCGGCTCCGGCTGCGTCAAGATCACGCCCGGTCACGACTTCAACGACTACGAATTAGGCAAGCGCCACGACCTGCCGCTGATCAACATTCTCGACGCCAGCGCCAACCTCAACGACAACGTACCGCCCGCCTATCGAGGCCTGGAACGCTACGAGGCCCGCAAGCGCATCGTCGCCGATCTGCAGGCCCTGGGCCTGCTGGACAAGATCGACGATCACACCCTGCAAGTGCCGCGCGGCGATCGCAGCGGCGCCGTGCTGGAACCCTGGCTCACCGATCAATGGTATGTGCGCATCGGACCGCTGGCGCAGCCCGCGATCCAAGCAGTCGAGGATGGACGCATTCGCTTCGTCCCCGAGAACTGGAGCAAGACCTATTTCCAGTGGATGCACAACATCCAGGACTGGTGCATCAGCCGCCAGCTGTGGTGGGGTCATCAGGTCCCTGCCTGGTACGACGAGCAGGGCGATGTCTATGTGGCTCGCAGCGAAGCCGAAGCCCTGGCTCAGGCACGAGAAAAAAAAGGCCTGCCGCCCGAGAAAACCGTTGCGCTGCGCCGCGACGAGGATGTGCTGGACACCTGGTTTTCCTCGGCGCTATGGCCGTTCTCCACGCTGGGCTGGCCCCAGGAAACGACCGAGCTGAAAACCTTCTATCCGACCAGCGTGCTGGTCACCGGCTTCGACATCATTTTCTTCTGGGTCGCGCGCATGATCATGATGGGCATGAAGTTCGCCGGCGACGTCCCGTTTCACGAGGTATACATCACCGGCCTGATTCGCGACGAGAACGGCGACAAGATGTCCAAGTCCAAAGGCAATGTGATCGATCCGCTCGATCTGATCGACGGCATCTCGCTGGAGGAACTGATCGCCAAGCGCACCACCGGGTTGATGCAGCCGCATCTTCGGGACAAGATCGAAAAAGCCACCCGCAAGCGCTTCCCGGAAGGCATCCCCGCTTACGGCACCGATGCGCTGCGTTTCACGTTCTGCGCACTTGCAACCATGGGCCGCGATATCCGCTTCGACCTGGGGCGCATCGACGGCTATCGCCATTTCTGCAACAAGCTGTGGAATGCCGCGCGCTACGTGCTCATGAATGTCGAAGACACGACCGGCGCCTCGGCCGCTCCTTCAATCGACCAGCAATCGGCCGGTCCCTGGAGCCAAACACCGGCCGGGGAATCGGCCACGGGCCGGGATCGGGACCAGGCACGGACGCCGTATCAATACACGCTTGCGGATCGCTGGATCCGCTCACGCCTGGGTGCGACCATTCAGGAAGTGCGCGCACGCCTGGCCGACTATCGCTTCGATCTGGCGGCGCAGGCGCTTTACGAGTTCGCCTGGTACGAATACTGCGATTGGTACCTGGAACTCAGCAAACCGATGCTGCAGAGCGAACATGCCGCCGAGGCGCAGAAACAGGGTACGCGACGCACGCTGCTGGAAGTCCTCGAAGCCTATCTGCGTCTGCTGCATCCCATGATGCCGTTCATCACCGAGGAAATCTGGCAAGCCGCGATGCCGGCAACCGGGGAGCGCCCGCCGACCATCATGCTGCAGCCCTATCCGCACATTACCGACTTTCCGCGCGACGAGGCGGCCGAGCGCGCCATCGCACCGCTCAAGGCAGTCATCCTGGGCGCGCGCCAGATCCGCGGACAGCTGGATGTGCCGCGCTCGCGGCGCATACCGCTGTATGTGCTGGCGCCCACTCCGCAGGACTGGGAACTCATCGAGGCAAACGCCCTGCTGATCCGCCATCTTGCCAACCTCAGCGATCTGCAGGCGATCGCCCACGACAGCGTCCTGCCGCCGACAGCCATGCAGCTGATCGACGGCTACAGCATCCACGCCCCGCTCGCCAGCCTGATCGACGATCCGCAGGCAGAGCTTGCACGCCTTGCCAAGCGCAAGACGAAGGCGCTGCAGGACCTGGCGCGCTGCGAGGCAAAGCTGTCCAATCCGCACTTCGCCGCTCATGCGCCGGCGCATATCATCGAACAGGAACATGGACGCGTGGCGGAATTTCAGCGCGACATCGCGCAGCTGGAAGAACAGGAGCGGCGTGTGGCACTGCTGCAGGAGTCCTGA